A genome region from Streptomyces xanthophaeus includes the following:
- a CDS encoding HipA family kinase: MLSEVIATRYVTPLREGGSLPGIVEADDLGTYVMKFTGAGQGRKTLVAEVICGRLAQRLGLRVPRLVQMQLDPVIGLGEPDQEVQELLKASGGLNLGMDYLPGSIGFDPLAYQVDPVEAGRVVWFDALINNVDRSWRNPNMLVWHGDLWLIDHGATMIWHHNWPTAVAAAAKPYNASDHVLAPVGPDIAAAAAALAPLVTEDLLTEVAADVPDEWLVDEPGFDSTDALRRAYVEALLPRAATIHERISLEAEVKTPAGPPGWLTDHLPEWPHKTHKKKSDIE; this comes from the coding sequence ATGCTGTCCGAAGTGATCGCGACCCGTTACGTCACGCCCCTGCGTGAGGGCGGCTCGCTCCCGGGGATCGTCGAGGCCGACGACCTCGGTACCTACGTCATGAAATTCACCGGAGCCGGCCAGGGTCGCAAGACCCTGGTCGCCGAGGTCATCTGCGGCCGCCTGGCCCAGCGGCTGGGGCTGAGGGTCCCACGGCTGGTGCAGATGCAGCTCGACCCCGTGATCGGGCTCGGCGAGCCCGACCAGGAGGTCCAGGAGCTGCTCAAGGCCAGCGGCGGGCTCAACCTCGGCATGGACTACCTGCCCGGCTCGATCGGCTTCGACCCGCTGGCGTACCAGGTGGACCCGGTCGAGGCGGGGCGCGTCGTCTGGTTCGACGCCCTCATCAACAACGTCGACCGCTCCTGGCGCAACCCGAACATGCTGGTCTGGCACGGGGACCTCTGGCTCATCGACCACGGCGCCACCATGATCTGGCACCACAACTGGCCCACCGCCGTGGCCGCGGCCGCCAAGCCCTACAACGCCTCCGACCACGTACTGGCTCCCGTGGGCCCGGACATCGCCGCCGCTGCCGCAGCACTCGCGCCGCTGGTCACCGAGGACCTGCTCACGGAGGTCGCGGCCGACGTCCCCGACGAGTGGCTGGTCGACGAGCCGGGCTTCGACTCCACCGACGCGCTGCGCCGCGCCTATGTGGAGGCGTTGCTGCCGCGCGCGGCCACGATCCACGAGAGGATCTCGCTGGAGGCCGAGGTGAAGACGCCTGCCGGACCTCCCGGCTGGCTCACCGACCACCTGCCGGAATGGCCCCACAAGACCCACAAGAAGAAGAGCGACATCGAGTGA
- a CDS encoding DUF3037 domain-containing protein, whose amino-acid sequence MTKRDVFEYALVRVVPRMERGECFNAGVIVYCRAHTYVAARTHLDEAKLLALDPGADVAGVRAALRGVEGVCSGGAEAGQAAGDDAGRRFRWLIAPRSTVVQPGPVHTGLTADPAAEVERLLDLLVR is encoded by the coding sequence GTGACCAAGCGGGACGTGTTCGAGTACGCGCTGGTGCGCGTGGTGCCCCGGATGGAACGGGGCGAGTGCTTCAACGCCGGCGTGATCGTCTACTGCCGGGCGCACACGTACGTCGCCGCGCGCACCCACCTCGACGAGGCGAAGCTCCTCGCGCTGGACCCCGGGGCCGACGTGGCCGGGGTACGGGCCGCCCTGCGCGGGGTCGAGGGCGTGTGCAGCGGCGGGGCCGAGGCGGGGCAGGCGGCGGGTGACGACGCGGGACGGCGGTTCCGCTGGCTCATCGCCCCCCGGAGCACCGTGGTGCAGCCGGGTCCGGTGCACACCGGCCTGACGGCCGATCCGGCGGCGGAGGTGGAGCGGCTGCTGGACCTGCTGGTCCGCTGA
- the fabG gene encoding 3-oxoacyl-ACP reductase FabG, with amino-acid sequence MSTTEQRVAIVTGAARGIGAATAVRLAAEGRAVAVLDLDEAACKDTVEAITAAGGKALAVGCDVSDGAQVEAAVARVASELGAPTILVNNAGVLRDNLLFKMTETDWDTVMNVHLRGAFLMSKACQKYMVEAKFGRIVNLSSSSALGNRGQVNYSAAKAGLQGFTKTLAIELGKFGVTANAVAPGFIATEMTAQTAARVGMGFEDFQVAAATQIPVQRVGRPDDVANAIAFFTGEAAGFVSGQVMYVAGGPLN; translated from the coding sequence ATGTCCACCACCGAGCAGCGCGTCGCGATCGTGACCGGGGCGGCCCGGGGCATCGGCGCCGCCACCGCCGTACGCCTGGCCGCCGAGGGTCGGGCCGTCGCCGTACTCGACCTCGACGAGGCAGCCTGCAAGGACACCGTGGAGGCCATCACGGCGGCCGGCGGCAAGGCGCTCGCGGTCGGCTGCGACGTCTCCGACGGGGCGCAGGTGGAGGCGGCCGTCGCGCGCGTCGCGAGCGAGCTCGGCGCCCCGACCATCCTGGTCAACAACGCGGGTGTGCTGCGCGACAACCTGCTGTTCAAGATGACCGAGACCGACTGGGACACGGTCATGAACGTGCACCTGCGTGGTGCGTTCCTGATGTCGAAGGCCTGTCAGAAGTACATGGTGGAGGCCAAGTTCGGCCGCATCGTGAACCTCTCCAGCAGCTCGGCGCTCGGCAACCGCGGCCAGGTCAACTACTCCGCCGCCAAGGCCGGTCTGCAGGGCTTCACCAAGACCCTGGCCATCGAGCTCGGCAAGTTCGGCGTCACCGCCAACGCCGTCGCCCCCGGCTTCATCGCCACCGAGATGACCGCCCAGACGGCCGCCCGCGTCGGCATGGGCTTCGAGGACTTCCAGGTTGCCGCCGCCACCCAGATCCCGGTCCAGCGCGTCGGCCGCCCGGACGACGTCGCGAACGCCATCGCCTTCTTCACGGGCGAGGCCGCGGGCTTCGTCTCCGGCCAGGTCATGTACGTGGCCGGCGGCCCGCTCAACTGA
- a CDS encoding SDR family oxidoreductase: protein MTYSGIDSGKVALITGASRGIGYGVAEALVARGDRLCITGRNEEALKEAVERLGADRVIGVAGKAHDEAHQAVAVERTMEAFGRVDFLVNNAGTNPVFGPIADLDLGVARKVFETNVISALGFAQRTWHAWQKDNGGAIVNIASIAGVSASPFIGAYGMSKAAMVNLTLQLAHEMAPGVRVNAIAPAVVKTKFAQALYEGREQEAAAAYPLGRLGLPEDIGGAAAFLTSAQAEWITGQTLVVDGGMFLNAGVH from the coding sequence ATGACGTACAGCGGTATCGACAGCGGCAAGGTCGCTCTGATCACCGGGGCGAGCCGGGGCATCGGCTACGGCGTCGCCGAGGCGCTGGTCGCCCGCGGCGACCGGCTCTGCATCACCGGGCGCAACGAGGAAGCCCTCAAGGAGGCCGTCGAGCGGCTCGGCGCGGACCGGGTGATCGGTGTCGCCGGCAAGGCGCACGACGAGGCCCACCAGGCCGTCGCCGTCGAGCGCACGATGGAGGCCTTCGGCCGCGTCGACTTCCTGGTGAACAACGCGGGCACCAATCCCGTCTTCGGGCCGATCGCGGACCTGGACCTCGGGGTCGCGCGGAAGGTCTTCGAGACCAATGTGATCTCGGCGCTCGGCTTCGCCCAGCGGACCTGGCACGCCTGGCAGAAGGACAACGGCGGCGCGATCGTGAACATCGCGTCCATCGCCGGCGTCTCCGCCTCGCCCTTCATCGGCGCGTACGGGATGAGCAAGGCCGCCATGGTCAACCTCACCCTGCAGCTCGCGCACGAGATGGCGCCCGGGGTCCGGGTGAACGCGATCGCCCCCGCGGTGGTCAAGACGAAGTTCGCGCAGGCGCTCTACGAGGGCCGGGAGCAGGAGGCCGCGGCGGCCTATCCGCTCGGCCGGCTGGGGCTCCCGGAGGACATCGGCGGCGCGGCGGCGTTCCTCACATCTGCACAAGCGGAATGGATCACCGGGCAAACTCTTGTCGTCGATGGTGGGATGTTCCTCAATGCCGGGGTCCACTGA
- a CDS encoding ABC transporter substrate-binding protein, translating to MFNRTRCLQITAALASISLLAGCGLLSEDDGDEMKRIVVGTTSAPSTLDPAAAWDGSWELYRNVYQTLLAFPTGSSKPQPDAAQSCEFTDAASQAYRCTLRKGLKFSNGEPLDAKAVKYSLDRIKTIGSNVGPKGLFGTLDKIETPDALTVVFHLNTSDATFPYVLGSPAASLVAPKDYPADKVREGDKVTGSGPYVLDSYKEGAEAVLTGNTSYTGFANRKNKAVTIRYFADSPKMIAAMKAKEIDATYRGLSAPEITDLQTPAAHALGVQVVENVGAEIRYLVFNPKDPQVAKLPVRQAIAQIVDRGALVSKVYQGTAEPLYSMVPKGVVGHKTPFYDKYGAADVAKAKKILRDAGITQPVDLTFWYTTDRYGSSTADEFTELKRQLDESQLFRITLRSQPWKTFQTGYKTGEYPVFGRGWFPDFPDPDNFIAPFVGKENAVGTPYEPAEIVNDLLPKTRREGDRSAGVQEFEQAQKIFADDVRLLPLWQGKLYVAAREDIAGAERALDPQTVMQMWEFYRKTSW from the coding sequence GTGTTCAACCGGACCAGATGCCTGCAGATCACTGCGGCCCTTGCGTCCATATCCCTGCTCGCCGGATGCGGCCTGCTGTCGGAGGACGACGGCGACGAGATGAAGAGGATCGTCGTCGGTACCACGAGCGCACCGAGCACCCTCGATCCCGCGGCCGCGTGGGACGGCTCCTGGGAGCTGTACCGGAACGTCTACCAGACCCTGCTGGCCTTCCCGACGGGCTCCAGCAAGCCCCAGCCCGACGCGGCCCAGAGCTGCGAGTTCACGGACGCGGCGAGCCAGGCCTACCGGTGCACCCTGCGCAAGGGCCTGAAGTTCTCCAACGGCGAACCGCTCGACGCCAAGGCGGTCAAGTACTCCCTCGACCGGATCAAGACCATCGGCTCCAACGTCGGGCCGAAGGGGCTCTTCGGCACCCTCGACAAGATCGAGACGCCGGACGCGCTGACGGTCGTCTTCCACCTGAACACCTCGGACGCCACCTTCCCGTACGTCCTCGGCTCGCCCGCCGCCTCGCTCGTCGCGCCCAAGGACTACCCGGCCGACAAGGTCCGCGAGGGCGACAAGGTCACCGGCTCCGGCCCGTACGTGCTCGACTCGTACAAGGAGGGCGCCGAGGCGGTGCTCACCGGCAACACGAGCTACACCGGCTTCGCCAACCGCAAGAACAAGGCGGTGACCATCCGCTACTTCGCGGACTCGCCGAAGATGATCGCGGCGATGAAGGCGAAGGAGATCGACGCCACCTACCGAGGCCTGTCGGCCCCGGAGATCACCGACCTCCAGACCCCCGCGGCGCACGCACTGGGCGTCCAGGTCGTCGAGAACGTCGGCGCCGAGATCCGCTACCTGGTCTTCAACCCGAAGGACCCCCAGGTCGCCAAGCTCCCGGTCCGCCAGGCCATCGCCCAGATCGTCGACCGCGGTGCGCTCGTCTCCAAGGTCTACCAGGGCACCGCCGAGCCGCTGTACTCGATGGTCCCCAAGGGGGTCGTCGGCCACAAGACGCCCTTCTACGACAAGTACGGCGCGGCGGACGTCGCCAAGGCCAAGAAGATCCTCAGGGACGCCGGGATCACCCAGCCCGTCGACCTGACCTTCTGGTACACCACCGACCGCTACGGTTCCTCGACCGCCGACGAGTTCACCGAGCTCAAGCGGCAGCTGGACGAGAGCCAGCTGTTCCGGATCACCCTGCGCAGCCAGCCCTGGAAGACCTTCCAGACCGGCTACAAGACCGGTGAGTACCCGGTCTTCGGCCGCGGCTGGTTCCCCGACTTCCCGGACCCGGACAACTTCATCGCGCCGTTCGTCGGCAAGGAGAACGCGGTCGGCACCCCGTACGAGCCCGCCGAGATCGTGAACGATCTGCTCCCCAAGACCCGCCGCGAGGGTGACCGCTCGGCCGGCGTCCAGGAGTTCGAGCAGGCCCAGAAGATCTTCGCCGACGACGTCCGGCTGCTGCCCCTGTGGCAGGGCAAGCTGTACGTCGCGGCACGCGAGGACATCGCGGGCGCCGAGCGGGCGCTGGACCCGCAGACCGTCATGCAGATGTGGGAGTTCTACCGCAAGACCAGCTGGTAG
- a CDS encoding uracil-DNA glycosylase, whose protein sequence is MLPESWLPVLGGELDQPYFKELTEFVEKERANGPVYPPREQVFAALEATPFDRVKVLVLGQDPYHGAGQGHGLCFSVRPGVKTPPSLRNIYKEMKEELDLPIPDNGYLMPWAEQGVLLLNAVLTVREAEPNSHKGKGWEKFTDAVIRAVSERPDPAVFVLWGAYAQKKLPLIDEERHVVVKGAHPSPLSAKKFFGSRPFTQINEAITAQGHEPIDWRIPNLG, encoded by the coding sequence ATGCTGCCCGAGTCCTGGCTCCCCGTCCTCGGCGGGGAGCTGGACCAGCCCTACTTCAAAGAGCTCACCGAGTTCGTCGAGAAGGAACGGGCTAACGGGCCGGTCTACCCGCCCCGCGAGCAGGTGTTCGCGGCCCTGGAGGCCACTCCCTTCGACCGGGTGAAGGTCCTCGTCCTCGGCCAGGACCCGTACCACGGCGCCGGCCAGGGCCACGGCCTGTGCTTCTCCGTGCGGCCCGGGGTCAAGACCCCGCCCTCGCTGCGCAACATCTACAAGGAGATGAAGGAGGAGCTCGACCTGCCGATCCCGGACAACGGGTACCTGATGCCGTGGGCCGAGCAGGGCGTCCTGCTGCTCAACGCGGTGCTCACGGTCCGGGAGGCCGAGCCCAATTCGCACAAGGGCAAGGGCTGGGAGAAGTTCACCGACGCCGTGATCCGCGCGGTGTCCGAGCGGCCCGACCCGGCCGTCTTCGTCCTGTGGGGCGCCTACGCCCAGAAGAAGCTCCCGCTGATCGACGAGGAGCGGCACGTGGTCGTCAAGGGCGCCCACCCCTCCCCGCTGTCCGCCAAGAAGTTCTTCGGATCCCGGCCCTTCACGCAGATCAACGAGGCCATCACCGCCCAGGGGCATGAGCCGATCGACTGGCGGATCCCGAACCTCGGCTGA
- a CDS encoding DinB family protein — MTTSSGSHRSEPATTADERDMLDGWLDYHRATLVWKCEGLQDEQLRRTPLAPSELSLLGLVRHMAEVERYWFREIMLGADLPELYCTSEDPDGDFHFPEDATWAEAEQIWQTEVELARQAAAGRSLDAVSQAGSHHRGEVFSLRWVYTHMIEEYARHNGHADLLREQTDGATGD, encoded by the coding sequence ATGACCACCAGTTCAGGATCACATCGCAGCGAACCCGCCACCACCGCCGACGAGCGGGACATGCTGGACGGATGGCTCGACTACCACCGTGCCACCCTCGTCTGGAAGTGCGAGGGGCTCCAGGACGAACAGCTGCGCCGCACCCCGCTCGCGCCCTCCGAGCTGAGCCTCCTGGGCCTCGTGCGGCATATGGCGGAGGTGGAGCGGTACTGGTTCCGGGAGATCATGCTGGGTGCGGACCTGCCCGAGCTGTACTGCACGAGCGAGGACCCGGACGGCGACTTCCACTTCCCCGAGGACGCCACCTGGGCCGAGGCCGAGCAGATCTGGCAGACCGAGGTCGAGCTGGCCCGCCAGGCGGCCGCTGGCCGTTCGCTGGACGCGGTCTCGCAGGCCGGGAGCCACCACCGCGGCGAGGTCTTCAGCCTGCGCTGGGTCTACACCCACATGATCGAGGAGTACGCGCGCCACAACGGCCACGCGGACCTGCTGCGCGAGCAGACGGACGGCGCCACAGGCGACTGA
- a CDS encoding Gfo/Idh/MocA family protein, with protein sequence MKVGCIGLGDIAQKAYLPVLTTRPGIELHLQTRNPDALERVGDAHHVPAARRHTDLGALLAEGLDAAFVHAATVAHPEIVTRLLEAGVPTYVDKPLAYELAHSRQLVERAEKLGVSLAVGFNRRFAPAYAQCADHARELIIMQKNRVGLPEDPRTLVLDDFIHVVDTLRFLLPGEADHLDVRAVVREGLMHQVVLQLSGAGFTALGIMNRLSGSTEEILEVSGRDTKRQVVNLAEVIDHKGQPTVRRRGDWVSVARQRGIEQVVDHFLEAVAAGTTLSARDALRTHELCERVVSSALEQAS encoded by the coding sequence GTGAAGGTCGGCTGCATCGGACTCGGCGACATCGCGCAGAAGGCGTACCTGCCCGTCCTCACCACCCGCCCGGGCATCGAACTGCACCTGCAGACACGCAACCCCGACGCTCTGGAGCGGGTCGGCGACGCCCACCACGTCCCGGCCGCGCGCCGGCACACAGATCTCGGCGCGCTGCTCGCGGAGGGGCTCGACGCGGCCTTCGTGCACGCCGCCACCGTGGCCCACCCCGAGATCGTCACACGGCTGCTGGAGGCCGGCGTGCCCACGTACGTGGACAAGCCGCTCGCCTACGAACTCGCGCACTCGCGGCAGCTCGTGGAACGGGCCGAGAAGCTCGGGGTCTCCCTCGCCGTCGGTTTCAACCGCCGCTTCGCGCCCGCCTACGCGCAGTGCGCCGACCACGCCCGCGAGCTGATCATCATGCAGAAGAACCGGGTCGGGCTGCCCGAGGACCCGCGCACGCTGGTGCTGGACGACTTCATCCACGTCGTCGACACCCTGCGGTTCCTGCTGCCCGGCGAGGCCGACCACCTCGACGTCCGGGCGGTGGTGCGCGAGGGGCTGATGCACCAGGTGGTGCTCCAGCTGTCCGGCGCCGGTTTCACCGCCCTCGGCATCATGAACCGGCTGTCGGGCTCCACCGAGGAGATCCTGGAGGTGTCCGGCCGCGACACCAAGCGGCAGGTCGTCAACCTCGCGGAGGTCATCGACCACAAGGGTCAGCCGACCGTGCGGCGCCGCGGGGACTGGGTCTCCGTCGCCCGCCAGCGCGGCATCGAGCAGGTCGTCGACCACTTCCTGGAGGCGGTCGCGGCGGGCACCACGCTCAGCGCCCGCGACGCCCTGCGAACCCACGAGCTGTGCGAGCGGGTGGTGAGCTCGGCTCTGGAGCAGGCCTCCTGA
- the lnt gene encoding apolipoprotein N-acyltransferase: MITMRMRWWSPRWRAPAAVAAGALPAFAFPAPALWWFAYAALVPWMLLLRSAPTARRAVLEGWLGGAGFILAVHHWLLPSLHVFLIPVAALLGLLWIPWALLVRELLGGTPSAGRACCALVLVPAGWLLSELVRSWQGLGGPWGLLGASQWQVAPALRLASVGGVWLVSLLVVAVNCALVLLIAVPGARIPAVAGMTGCAVLTGAVWVWAARPEESGRLRVAVVQPGPVAEGPDSAERRFDVGERLTRPLAGQRVDLVVWGESSVGADLTARPDLARRLAALSAEVGAPLMVNVDARRADRPGIYKSAVLVGPQGPTGDRYDKMRLVPFGEYVPARALFGWATSVGKAAGEDRVRGDRPVVMDLPGRPDGPGRVRVGPLVCFESAFPDMSRRLTLDGASLLVAQSATSSFQESWAPAQHASLAALRAAENGRPMVHATLTGISVVNGPSGARVGPALPTSASTAAVYEVPLARGTTLYVRFGDWPVTAALAALAVYCAVAGSRSLRRPAPEPSSPPARTARGFAGRRGR, encoded by the coding sequence ATGATCACGATGCGCATGCGGTGGTGGTCCCCTCGATGGCGTGCGCCCGCCGCCGTGGCCGCCGGGGCACTGCCCGCTTTCGCCTTCCCGGCCCCCGCGCTCTGGTGGTTCGCCTACGCCGCCCTCGTGCCCTGGATGCTCCTGCTGCGGTCGGCCCCCACAGCGCGGCGGGCCGTGCTGGAGGGCTGGCTCGGCGGTGCGGGGTTCATCCTGGCCGTCCACCACTGGCTGCTGCCCAGCCTGCACGTGTTCCTGATCCCGGTGGCCGCGCTGCTCGGGCTGCTCTGGATCCCCTGGGCCCTGCTGGTGCGGGAGCTCCTCGGCGGGACCCCGTCGGCGGGCCGGGCCTGCTGCGCGCTCGTCCTCGTACCGGCGGGGTGGCTGCTGTCGGAGCTGGTCCGGTCCTGGCAGGGGCTGGGCGGGCCGTGGGGGCTGCTGGGCGCGAGCCAGTGGCAGGTGGCGCCCGCCCTGCGCCTGGCCTCGGTGGGCGGGGTGTGGCTGGTCAGCCTGCTGGTGGTGGCGGTGAACTGTGCGCTGGTGCTGCTGATCGCGGTGCCGGGGGCGCGGATCCCCGCGGTGGCGGGCATGACCGGGTGCGCGGTGCTGACGGGGGCGGTGTGGGTGTGGGCGGCGCGCCCCGAGGAATCGGGCCGGCTGCGCGTGGCCGTCGTACAGCCCGGCCCGGTGGCGGAGGGCCCGGACAGTGCGGAGCGGCGGTTCGACGTCGGGGAACGGCTGACGCGACCGCTGGCGGGGCAGCGGGTCGATCTGGTGGTGTGGGGCGAGAGCAGTGTCGGCGCGGACCTGACGGCCCGCCCGGACCTGGCCCGGCGGCTGGCCGCGCTGTCGGCGGAGGTCGGGGCCCCGCTGATGGTGAACGTGGACGCGCGGCGGGCGGACCGCCCCGGGATCTACAAGAGCGCGGTCCTCGTGGGCCCCCAGGGCCCCACCGGTGACCGGTACGACAAGATGCGGCTCGTCCCGTTCGGGGAGTACGTACCGGCCCGTGCGCTGTTCGGCTGGGCCACCTCGGTCGGCAAGGCGGCGGGCGAGGACCGGGTGCGCGGCGACCGCCCGGTGGTCATGGACCTGCCCGGGCGGCCGGACGGGCCCGGCCGGGTCCGCGTCGGCCCGCTGGTGTGCTTCGAGTCGGCCTTCCCCGACATGAGCCGGCGCCTCACCCTGGACGGGGCCTCCCTGCTCGTCGCCCAGTCGGCGACCTCCTCGTTCCAGGAGAGCTGGGCACCGGCCCAGCACGCCTCGCTGGCCGCGCTGCGGGCGGCCGAGAACGGCCGCCCGATGGTTCACGCCACCCTCACGGGCATCAGCGTCGTGAACGGCCCGTCCGGTGCGCGGGTCGGCCCGGCCCTGCCCACCTCCGCGAGCACGGCGGCCGTGTACGAGGTGCCGCTCGCCCGCGGCACGACCCTCTACGTCCGCTTCGGGGACTGGCCGGTGACCGCCGCCCTCGCCGCCCTCGCGGTGTACTGCGCGGTGGCGGGCAGCCGTTCGCTCAGGAGGCCTGCTCCAGAGCCGAGCTCACCACCCGCTCGCACAGCTCGTGGGTTCGCAGGGCGTCGCGGGCGCTGA
- a CDS encoding nuclear transport factor 2 family protein, with translation MTQRVDLATVMDRLAIDEVVTGYAVAVDDGDWDAYRALFTAGGRADYSSAGGIEGPVAEVADWLARTMTLFPVRQHLIVNRLIRLEDLGGSPGDSAEVRADFLNPMRLAGPDSDASVTSPNFVAAGRYGFALARTRDGWRLTRVTVHEKWRHMTA, from the coding sequence ATGACTCAGCGTGTGGATCTCGCGACGGTGATGGACCGGCTGGCGATCGACGAGGTGGTCACGGGCTACGCGGTGGCCGTCGACGACGGTGACTGGGACGCGTACCGTGCCCTGTTCACCGCCGGTGGCAGGGCCGACTACAGCTCGGCCGGCGGGATCGAGGGTCCGGTGGCGGAGGTCGCGGACTGGCTGGCGCGGACGATGACGCTCTTCCCCGTCCGCCAGCACCTGATCGTGAACCGGCTGATCCGGCTGGAGGACCTGGGCGGCTCCCCCGGGGACAGCGCCGAGGTCCGGGCGGACTTCCTCAATCCGATGCGGCTGGCCGGGCCGGACTCCGACGCCTCGGTCACCTCGCCCAACTTCGTCGCCGCCGGGCGCTACGGCTTCGCGCTGGCCCGCACCCGCGACGGCTGGCGGCTCACCCGCGTCACCGTGCACGAGAAGTGGCGGCACATGACCGCCTGA
- a CDS encoding undecaprenyl-diphosphate phosphatase, giving the protein MSWFESLILGLVQGLTEFLPISSSAHLRLTAAFAGWHDPGAAFTAITQIGTEAAVLIYFRKDIARIVSTWFRSLFNKGLRSEQDAKMGWLVIVGSIPIGVLGLVFKDAIVGPARDLRLTATTLILMGIVLGVADRLAARDEEGGRHRAIRERKTLQQLGVKDGLIFGVCQAMALIPGVSRSGATISGGLLLGFTREAAARYSFLLAIPAVLASGAFEIKDVVENPGHISWGPTIFATVIAFFVGYAVIAWFMKFISTKSFMPFVIYRILLGILLFVLIGTDVLSPHAGESGS; this is encoded by the coding sequence ATGAGCTGGTTCGAATCCCTAATCCTCGGTCTCGTCCAGGGGCTTACGGAGTTCCTCCCGATCTCCTCCAGCGCCCACCTGCGGCTGACCGCGGCGTTCGCCGGCTGGCACGACCCAGGAGCGGCCTTCACCGCGATCACCCAGATCGGCACCGAGGCCGCCGTGCTGATCTACTTCCGCAAGGACATCGCGCGGATCGTCTCCACTTGGTTCCGCTCCCTGTTCAACAAGGGACTGCGCTCCGAGCAGGACGCCAAGATGGGCTGGCTGGTGATCGTCGGCTCGATCCCGATCGGCGTCCTGGGCCTGGTCTTCAAGGACGCGATCGTGGGCCCGGCCCGCGACCTGCGCCTGACGGCGACCACCCTGATCCTCATGGGCATCGTGCTCGGCGTCGCCGACCGGCTGGCCGCCCGTGACGAGGAAGGCGGCCGGCACCGCGCGATCCGCGAGCGCAAGACGCTGCAGCAGCTGGGCGTCAAGGACGGTCTGATCTTCGGCGTCTGCCAGGCGATGGCCCTGATCCCCGGCGTCTCCCGGTCCGGCGCGACGATCTCCGGCGGTCTGCTGCTCGGCTTCACCCGCGAAGCAGCGGCCCGCTACTCCTTCCTCCTCGCGATCCCGGCCGTGCTGGCCTCGGGGGCGTTCGAGATCAAGGACGTCGTGGAGAACCCGGGTCACATCTCCTGGGGTCCGACGATCTTCGCGACGGTCATCGCCTTCTTCGTGGGCTACGCCGTGATCGCGTGGTTCATGAAGTTCATCTCGACCAAGAGCTTCATGCCCTTCGTGATCTACCGGATCCTCCTGGGCATCCTGCTGTTCGTGCTGATCGGCACGGACGTGCTGAGCCCGCACGCGGGCGAGTCCGGTTCCTAG
- a CDS encoding TVP38/TMEM64 family protein, which yields MSLLLAPWTRLSVLVVLLVAAGVCVLLYEPQRILSEGWPPGLPVGMAVLLFAAAYGVCTAAFVPRPLLNLAAGAVFGTQFGLVAAVGGTVLGGAISFGLGRILGQEALRPFLRGRWLQAADGQLSRHGFRSMLAVRLFPGLPFVVANYCAAVSRCGWGPFLLATTIGVVPNTAAYVIAGASASSPGSPAFLVSFGFIVVSVVGGAVYGWRKRHRLAPPRTEDRVTELVPQHPPVVSAASHGP from the coding sequence ATGTCCCTCCTCCTCGCGCCGTGGACCCGGCTGTCGGTGCTCGTCGTGCTGCTCGTCGCGGCCGGCGTGTGCGTGCTGCTGTACGAGCCCCAGCGCATCCTCTCGGAGGGCTGGCCCCCGGGGCTCCCGGTGGGCATGGCGGTCCTGCTGTTCGCAGCCGCGTACGGCGTGTGCACGGCCGCCTTCGTGCCGCGCCCCCTGCTCAATCTGGCCGCGGGAGCCGTCTTCGGCACCCAGTTCGGCCTCGTCGCGGCGGTCGGCGGCACGGTGCTCGGCGGCGCGATCTCCTTCGGACTGGGCCGGATCCTGGGCCAGGAGGCTTTGCGGCCGTTCCTGCGCGGGCGCTGGCTCCAGGCGGCCGACGGGCAGCTCAGCCGGCACGGTTTCCGTTCGATGCTCGCGGTCCGGCTCTTCCCCGGACTGCCCTTCGTCGTGGCCAACTACTGCGCTGCGGTGTCGCGGTGCGGCTGGGGCCCCTTCCTCCTCGCCACGACGATCGGGGTCGTCCCGAACACCGCCGCGTACGTGATCGCGGGCGCCAGTGCCTCCTCGCCCGGATCGCCCGCGTTCCTCGTCTCGTTCGGCTTCATCGTCGTCTCCGTGGTGGGCGGCGCGGTCTACGGATGGCGCAAGCGACACCGTCTGGCACCCCCTCGAACCGAGGATCGAGTGACCGAACTGGTGCCCCAGCACCCCCCTGTGGTCAGCGCCGCTTCGCACGGGCCCTAG